Proteins encoded by one window of Halomonas sp. SH5A2:
- a CDS encoding SURF1 family protein, with the protein MKKYSSCRWRLYGWYTFWLSLVLLGGFLGAWQWDRANNKQAAASARDNAPALVDPQTLPTEGAELTLNGEYISEHSFFLDNRIVDGRLGVAVLTPFKDRFGQYWLIQRGFVETGTSRDSPSISTPQEQVSLTGKWQQAKDDGLLFGPNLEEERLQQISLTPWQGVIPDFRYQGWVHAQTGDGVFLEWWQANVMPASRHIAYAFQWWGLALVALITMWVGRRYLYSSLEHHEGGYDDSH; encoded by the coding sequence ATGAAAAAGTACTCCTCATGTCGCTGGCGTCTATATGGCTGGTATACGTTCTGGTTGTCGTTGGTGCTGCTGGGCGGCTTTCTTGGCGCATGGCAGTGGGACAGGGCCAATAATAAACAAGCGGCGGCTTCAGCTCGAGACAATGCGCCTGCACTGGTTGACCCGCAAACGCTACCTACCGAAGGGGCTGAGCTTACGCTCAATGGTGAGTATATATCTGAGCATAGCTTTTTTTTAGATAACCGAATTGTCGATGGACGTTTGGGGGTTGCCGTTTTAACCCCGTTTAAAGATAGATTTGGTCAGTACTGGTTGATTCAGCGTGGCTTTGTTGAAACCGGGACCAGTCGTGACTCACCAAGTATATCGACCCCCCAAGAGCAAGTTTCTCTAACTGGTAAATGGCAGCAAGCAAAGGATGACGGTCTATTGTTCGGCCCTAACCTAGAAGAAGAGCGCCTTCAACAAATCAGCCTTACGCCTTGGCAGGGGGTGATACCCGACTTTCGCTACCAGGGGTGGGTGCATGCGCAAACCGGCGACGGCGTTTTCTTAGAATGGTGGCAAGCCAATGTGATGCCTGCGAGTCGGCATATTGCCTATGCATTTCAGTGGTGGGGGCTTGCGCTGGTAGCGCTGATCACGATGTGGGTTGGCAGGCGTTACCTTTATTCGAGCCTAGAACATCATGAGGGGGGATATGATGATAGCCATTAA
- a CDS encoding DUF2909 family protein — MLISLAVGAGYLLRDGSSSKRLLTSLKWRIGFAALLLLLIVYGFGSGQLT, encoded by the coding sequence ATGTTGATTAGCTTGGCAGTAGGCGCTGGTTACCTGCTACGCGATGGCTCTTCGTCTAAGCGACTTCTTACATCTCTAAAATGGCGGATAGGCTTTGCTGCTCTGCTCTTATTGCTCATTGTCTATGGATTCGGGAGCGGCCAACTCACCTGA
- a CDS encoding cytochrome c oxidase subunit 3, whose protein sequence is MSGGSYYVPAKSYWPILGSLATGFMMVGLGAQLVYGSTSLLIAIGVISVIAVMAFWFRDVINESHLGLYDSQMDRSFRWGMGWFIFSEVMFFAAFFGALFYVRMFAIPWLGGEGAKGVSALLWPNFIAEWPLLNPPDASVSGPDNVFSPWQLPLVNTLLLVTSSITLTISHEALKAEKRRVCRNWLAGTVILGCCFIFIQGVEYYEAYQHYGITLEAGIFGSTFFILTGFHGVHVIIGTLILMVMLARIIRGHFSDTEHFGFEASCWYWHFVDVVWLGLFIFVYVV, encoded by the coding sequence ATGAGTGGCGGAAGTTATTATGTCCCTGCAAAAAGCTATTGGCCGATTCTGGGCTCTCTGGCAACCGGTTTTATGATGGTGGGGTTAGGCGCCCAGCTTGTCTATGGCAGTACAAGCTTACTTATCGCGATAGGTGTTATCTCCGTTATAGCGGTCATGGCATTCTGGTTTCGTGATGTGATTAATGAATCGCATTTAGGGCTCTACGATAGTCAGATGGATCGCTCATTTCGCTGGGGGATGGGGTGGTTCATCTTTTCCGAAGTGATGTTTTTTGCCGCGTTTTTCGGTGCGCTTTTTTACGTTCGTATGTTTGCTATACCCTGGTTGGGCGGTGAAGGTGCAAAAGGTGTTTCGGCACTTTTATGGCCGAACTTTATTGCCGAATGGCCTTTGTTAAATCCCCCGGATGCTTCAGTTTCAGGCCCCGATAATGTCTTCAGCCCTTGGCAACTGCCATTGGTGAATACATTGCTGTTGGTTACTTCCAGTATCACATTGACGATTTCTCATGAAGCACTCAAGGCCGAAAAACGTCGCGTATGCAGGAACTGGCTGGCAGGGACGGTAATACTTGGCTGCTGTTTTATTTTTATTCAAGGCGTCGAGTACTATGAAGCTTACCAGCATTATGGTATTACGCTGGAAGCCGGTATTTTTGGGTCTACGTTCTTTATCTTAACGGGTTTTCATGGCGTTCATGTCATCATTGGCACTTTGATTCTTATGGTAATGCTGGCGCGTATTATACGCGGGCATTTTTCGGATACCGAGCACTTTGGTTTTGAGGCATCCTGCTGGTATTGGCACTTTGTTGATGTTGTATGGTTAGGATTGTTTATCTTCGTTTATGTCGTGTGA